A genomic segment from Lineus longissimus chromosome 15, tnLinLong1.2, whole genome shotgun sequence encodes:
- the LOC135499305 gene encoding cilia- and flagella-associated protein 65-like isoform X4: MPCVAAAQQAASKVNHFGIEVSQGLMWQGWEPGREYTKHITLKNVKVKTQKLKYSVPNTRFFTTLYPQPVVLSAGTSFTLPVTFRPLEKNQYEDKIEFHTHDGIFEIPVKAVLPEFKIEIPSDINMKMCAAEDFVETTFEVKNASELQTPFQWEVNEPFSIQPSEGVLEPWSSFNLKVTFKPKAAKVYEAEAICKYGLDYRQSSVTKFEGIGKYPHLLVSCSGKKSKDLSAEDTEAVLNFGKVVIGKTVEKWVDIHNLSPVNAPFKVDLTPGPNRIDTVFNCPQKHGIVPAMSSIRIPFIFSPNMVGATSTDYFNVIAIGNLSKTTIKCHGSSKGPSVRLAHTMLNFSQIDTGRRGTKSLEIINDSDTEAIIQFQIDSEESIFKFDQTSGVLKPNSSTTIIVQFEPVHAISYYRRVACVVHNQGPLFVDLLGTCHSELGKPAVLQAKHIERYRVHVDRGLSMFPPEHLNELLHDGKLELDDSGALMNAEAEEIEAFCDPIAPLPPMDEYFNDGYHSDITHAVPHVSTDIHHADFGNQQNLRLIEQQTINVTNHTKGKVTLVWMGDPDHVFSVLPATMDLPPLKTSSFRITFKPGAPNKFYGSELECYAFYKSMRDYRLVEDTSHFPPWCVTVKCSGQTFLPNNETFLPRYSLDSPKLIFPAVNVNESAYRTMVLMDTGTTPIFYDFEKDAGGIFSVKPTKGLLKSGCQIFTIKSVPNAVKIFRNLMKLKLNDDEKNTQEIVLYGSAESAEIMLENEGVMFFKPTCVGTATQRQYTVKNTSRIPLKFQWHMKHAEQQVLSVEPLTGVIQPNESQAHTWTFKPTDQNKVVMKPNLVVWGQGHNVNSSGGKKRSFPLRVVGEGSFGEIHAEESFIDFGNVVVGSSVSKMFTIYNNSPCNLYYRLQLDQVIDGPYPEEQVRDDPIALELEETQGMLPARSKATIHATVRPMRRVFYQFAISYQLLSPEGKRTAAEPQHLCHILTTGVFPTMAITDARCHGSASGISKKQLWGLFSLDSFNVCLDADPSSAELMYSVQTRHSHKRRPPVYTRAILDFNFSAAPMESEPCVVHLMFENTGAVPVEWNFMFPSDLQLELEYWAETGEYDDDELHEMKVMDNNLFDVSPKRGSMQPGECKTVTFTYRHIMPGTDRLPVLLKLNRGREILINFIGVTVEPERQYIHFSNNKHMFSPVPIGEQNNPKQIYELYNGGAQALKYEIDTTPLEYMTYENFDHPIFECLNPVGEILPGRTAAVEWKFSPLEAKTYMVDVPIKIHNGETALITFTGIGFDKRVMGDAIPVTEQHDLSGVPGVQSVPVPGQQAFLSLERIAFGNMPLFCRSRQIVFVINRSMTNTVSFSWHTTSKKDTQYIQISPISGVLKPGESRFCKVTFTAWDVASFYDLDLICEVTDETEMSNYRKRLNDWENEKERQKYEFTITEKDPHADEYYPQYHPEEVSSNGTASRSASTVHSRETSASGGSRDIRTAETTGKASDQLVMVWDQERPPSGRLQALEFIQAVKRDGDMPRYKTLPPIKNLSVDATKHLATFQKFIEDDLWEKPEPPRPFLLHLGVTARTHQVTDFQTNFPEEYHRYYVDRCMSARLSKAIEKKEEDQANQEKDVVTCLELEGDVVSGTLSNVIRALLDDTNFHEALQKIPEEPIPFFQQIKQDPIPDSRPPSERAISAVSHSTTRSPPMTPTSPAGSKRGSRASVRSGRSQKSAASATKTTTPKKTPTPVSATPDHVTPAGEPIEPSSAEGVRAEERIPTPFQEEEEPELERLRTQETVIMPSTVIKPPSEAKVKQRSRSEIKKSYAEHKKQQEKESIRGLGEFGNDLESIVENSLINILSEAFNEEFTITARPRIIALPPKPTSASSLRSFKSQK; encoded by the exons ATGCCGTGTGTTGCTGCAGCTCAGCAAGCTGCCTCCAAAGTGAATCACTTTGGTATTGAGGTGTCACAAGGATTAATGTGGCAAGGATGGGAACCTGGGCGAGAATACACCAAGCATATCACATTAAAAAATGTAAAGGTTAAAACTCAGAAGTTAAAATATAG tgTGCCTAACACAAGATTCTTTACAACACTCTACCCCCAGCCGGTCGTGCTCAGTGCAGGGACTAGTTTCACTCTGCCTGTCACATTTAGGCCCTTGGAGAAGAACCAGTATGAGGATAAGATCGAGTTCCACACACAT GATGGAATTTTCGAGATCCCAGTCAAGGCCGTGTTGCCTGAATTCAAAATTGAGATACCGTCGGATATCAACATGAAGATGTGTGCTGCTGAAGACTTTGTTGAGACGacatttgaagtgaaaaatgccAG CGAGCTTCAGACGCCGTTCCAGTGGGAAGTCAATGAACCGTTCTCCATTCAGCcatccgagggtgtccttgaacCCTGGTCGTCCTTTAATCTCAAGGTCACCTTCAAGCCCAAAGCTGCCAAAGTTTATGAGGCCGAGGCCATCTGTAAATATGGTCTAGATTATCGTCAGAGTAGCGTCACCAAGTTTGAGGGCATTG GTAAATACCCTCATCTTCTCGTCTCCTGTTCTGGTAAGAAATCGAAGGATTTGTCAGCAGAGGACACAGAAGCTGTCCTCAACTTTGGCAAAGTGGTCATCGGCAAGACAGTGGAGAAATGGGTTGATATTCACAATCTTTCTCCG GTGAATGCGCCATTCAAAGTTGACCTGACTCCTGGACCGAATAGAATCGATACTGTTTTCAACTGTCCGCAGAAGCATGGCATCGTACCTGCGATGAGCAGCATCAGAATACCA TTTATATTTTCTCCAAACATGGTCGGCGCTACTAGTACGGACTACTTCAATGTCATCGCCATCGGCAACTTGAGCAAGACTACTATCAAATGTCATGGATCGTCGAAAG GACCCTCAGTTCGACTGGCGCACACCATGTTGAACTTCTCTCAGATTGACACTGGTCGCCGAGGGACAAAGTCGTTGGAGATAATCAACGATTCGGACACGGAGGCCATTATACAG TTCCAAATTGACAGTGAGGAGAGCATCTTCAAGTTCGACCAGACCTCTGGCGTGTTGAAACCAAACTCGTCAACAACGATTATCGTCCAGTTTGAGCCGGTTCATGCCATCAGTTATTATCGGAGAGTCGCCTGTGTCGTCCACAATCAG GGCCCTCTCTTCGTTGACCTCCTCGGGACTTGTCACTCCGAACTGGGTAAACCTGCCGTCCTCCAGGCAAAGCACATCGAACGATACCGGGTCCACGTCGATAGAGGTCTGTCCATGTTTCCGCCGGAGCATCTGAACGAGCTGTTGCATGATGGGAAACTGGAGCTGGACGATTCTGGCGCGCTCATGAACGCCGAA GCTGAAGAGATTGAAGCATTCTGTGATCCCATTGCCCCGCTACCACCGATGGATGAATACTTCAATGATGGATACCATTCTGACATCACG CACGCAGTGCCTCACGTGAGCACAGACATCCACCACGCAGACTTTGGCAACCAGCAGAATCTCCGACTGATTGAACAGCAGACGATTAACGTGACTAATCATACCAAGGGCAAGGTCACGCTCGTCTGGATGGGAG ATCCTGATCATGTTTTCTCCGTTCTGCCTGCCACCATGGACCTCCCTCCTCTCAAGACATCCTCCTTCAGAATCACATTCAAACCA GGTGCGCCAAATAAGTTCTACGGTAGCGAATTGGAGTGCTATGCCTTCTACAAGAGCATGAGGGACTACCGTCTGGTCGAAGATACCTCACATTTTCCTCCTTGGTGTGTCACAGTCAAATGTTCCG GTCAAACGTTCTTGCCCAACAATGAGACGTTCTTGCCAAGATACAGCCTCGATTCACCCAAACTCATCTTCCCAGCCGTGAATGTCAACGAATCTGCATACAGGACGATGGTTCTCATGGACACTGGGACAACGCCGATATTCTATGACTTTGAGAAGGATGCTGGAGG TATCTTCTCAGTGAAGCCAACTAAGGGTTTACTGAAGAGCGGATGCCAGATTTTCACCATCAAATCCGTACCGAACGCCGTCAAGATCTTCAGGAATTTGATGAAGTTGAAGCTCAACGATGACGAGAAGAATACTCAG gaaattGTCCTGTATGGGTCAGCAGAGTCGGCCGAAATCATGCTGGAGAATGAAGGTGTGATGTTCTTCAAGCCAACATGTGTCGGGACGGCCACACAAAGACAGTACACCGTCAAGAATACATCAAGGATTCCGCTCAA GTTTCAGTGGCACATGAAACATGCAGAACAACAAGTCCTGTCTGTCGAACCACTGACTGGTGTCATACAGCCAAACGAGTCACAG GCGCACACCTGGACGTTCAAACCAACCGATCAAAACAAGGTGGTCATGAAGCCAAACCTGGTCGTCTGGGGCCAAGGTCATAACGTCAACAGTTCCGGTGGAAAGAAACGCTCGTTCCCGTTGCGTGTCGTCGGCGAGGGATCGTTCGGAGAAATTCAT GCTGAGGAATCATTCATCGACTTTGGTAATGTTGTGGTCGGTAGCTCGGTGTCAAAGATGTTTACAATCTACAACAACAGTCCGTGTAATCTCTACTACCGGCTCCAGTTAGACCAAGTTATCGACGGACCATACCCCGAGGAACAAGTTCGTGACGATCCTATAG CTCTTGAACTTGAGGAAACACAGGGGATGCTGCCGGCACGGTCCAAGGCCACCATCCACGCCACCGTTCGTCCAATGAGGAGAGTTTTCTATCAGTTTGCCATATCTTACCAGTTGCTCTCACCTGAAG GTAAGAGGACTGCTGCCGAGCCACAGCATCTATGTCACATCCTGACGACCGGCGTATTCCCGACGATGGCAATCACAGATGCTCGTTGCCATGGCAGCGCTAGTGGTATCAGCAAGAAACAGCTGTGGGGCTTGTTTTCCTTGGACAGTTTCAACGTTTGTCTCGATGCTGACCCGTCGTCTGCTGAACTCATGTATTCTGTCCAGACGAGACACAG CCATAAACGCCGCCCTCCAGTCTACACCCGTGCGATCCTCGACTTCAACTTCAGTGCCGCCCCGATGGAGAGCGAGCCCTGCGTCGTCCACCTGATGTTTGAGAATACGGGCGCCGTCCCCGTCGAGTGGAACTTCATGTTCCCTTCGGATCTGCAACTCGAGCTGGAGTATTGGGCGGAGACCGGGgaatacgatgatgatgaattacaCGAG ATGAAGGTCATGGATAACAACCTATTCGACGTCAGCCCGAAAAGGGGTTCGATGCAACCTGGTGAATGCAAGACGGTCACGTTCACGTATCGCCACATCATGCCGGGAACAGACAGACTACCAGTCTTGCTCAAGCTCAACCGTGGCAGGGAAATACTG ATCAACTTCATCGGTGTGACTGTTGAGCCCGAGAGGCAGTACATCCACTTCTCGAACAACAAGCACATGTTCTCCCCCGTCCCCATCGGCGAGCAAAACAACCCGAAACAGATCTACGAACTTTACAACGGCGGCGCCCAGGCGCTCAAATACGAGATCGACACCACGCCGTTGGAGTACATGACGTATGAGAACTTCGATCATCCGATATTTGAATGCTTGAATCCAGTCGGTGAGATTCTGCCCGGTAGGACTGCTGCTGTGGAATGGAAGTTTTCACCTCTTGAGGCAAAGACTTACATG GTCGATGTCCCCATCAAGATCCACAACGGCGAGACGGCCCTGATCACCTTCACTGGTATCGGCTTCGACAAGAGGGTCATGGGAGATGCGATTCCCGTCACGGAACAACATGACCTGAGTGGAGTCCCCGGGGTCCAGAGCGTCCCGGTCCCCGGCCAGCAAGCCTTCCTGTCGCTCGAGCGCATCGCGTTTGGCAACATGCCGCTGTTCTGTCGTAGTCGCCAGATTGTCTTCGTGATTAACCGGTCGATGACGAACACGGTTTCTTTCTCTTGGCATACGACGTCGAAGAAGGATACGCAG TACATACAGATAAGTCCGATTTCCGGTGTGCTGAAGCCAGGCGAGTCTAGATTCTGCAAGGTGACCTTCACCGCCTGGGACGTAGCATCGTTCTACGACCTTGACCTGATCTGCGAGGTCACAGACGAAACAGAGATGAGCAACTACCGCAAGAGATTAAACGACTGGGAAAACGAAAAAGAGAGGCAAAAATACGAGTTCACGATCACGGAGAAAGACCCGCACGCGGACGAATATTACCCACAATACCATCCAGAGGAGGTGAGTTCTAACGGCACAGCGTCTCGGTCGGCGAGCACTGTTCATTCACGTGAGACGAGTGCGAGTGGCGGGTCACGTGACATCAGGACTGCGGAAACGACGGGTAAAGCTAGCGACCAACTGGTGATGGTATGGGACCAG GAACGTCCACCAAGTGGTCGACTGCAGGCGCTCGAATTCATCCAAGCCGTGAAACGCGATGGCGACATGCCACGCTACAAAACGCTTCCACCAATCAAGAACCTCTCCGTCGACGCCACGAAACATTTGGCGACGTTCCAGAAATTCATCGAGGACGACCTGTGGGAGAAGCCGGAACCACCGCGCCCGTTCTTGCTGCATCTTGGCGTGACGGCACGGACTCATCAGGTCACCGACTTCCAGACCAATTTCCCTGAGGAGTATCACAGGTACTACGTGGATAG GTGCATGAGCGCTCGGCTGTCCAAGGCGAtcgagaagaaggaggaagatCAAGCCAATCAGGAGAAGGACGTAGTGACGTGTCTGGAACTAGAGGGCGACGTTGTATCCGGGACGCTCTCCAATGTTATCAG AGCGCTTCTCGATGACACGAACTTCCACGAGGCACTCCAGAAGATTCCAGAGGAGCCCATCCCATTCTTCCAACAGATCAAACAAGATCCGATCCCGGACAGTCGTCCTCCTTCTGAGCGCGCCATTTCTGCTGTGTCGCATTCCACAACGCGATCACCACCGATGACGCCGACAAGTCCTGCCGGTTCAAAACGAGGCTCCAGAGCGAGCGTCCGTTCTGGCCGATCCCAAAAGTCGGCAGCGTCCGCAACGAAGACGACAACACCGAAAAAGACGCCGACACCCGTGTCTGCGACTCCTGATCATGTGACACCAGCAGGAGAGCCAATTGAACCTTCGTCAGCAGAGGGGGTGAGAGCAGAGGAGAGAATACCCACGCCGTTCCAAGAAGAGGAGGAACCCGAACTGGAACGACTCAGG
- the LOC135499305 gene encoding cilia- and flagella-associated protein 65-like isoform X3, with product MPCVAAAQQAASKVNHFGIEVSQGLMWQGWEPGREYTKHITLKNVKVKTQKLKYSVPNTRFFTTLYPQPVVLSAGTSFTLPVTFRPLEKNQYEDKIEFHTHDGIFEIPVKAVLPEFKIEIPSDINMKMCAAEDFVETTFEVKNASELQTPFQWEVNEPFSIQPSEGVLEPWSSFNLKVTFKPKAAKVYEAEAICKYGLDYRQSSVTKFEGIGKYPHLLVSCSGKKSKDLSAEDTEAVLNFGKVVIGKTVEKWVDIHNLSPVNAPFKVDLTPGPNRIDTVFNCPQKHGIVPAMSSIRIPFIFSPNMVGATSTDYFNVIAIGNLSKTTIKCHGSSKGPSVRLAHTMLNFSQIDTGRRGTKSLEIINDSDTEAIIQFQIDSEESIFKFDQTSGVLKPNSSTTIIVQFEPVHAISYYRRVACVVHNQGPLFVDLLGTCHSELGKPAVLQAKHIERYRVHVDRGLSMFPPEHLNELLHDGKLELDDSGALMNAEAEEIEAFCDPIAPLPPMDEYFNDGYHSDITHAVPHVSTDIHHADFGNQQNLRLIEQQTINVTNHTKGKVTLVWMGDPDHVFSVLPATMDLPPLKTSSFRITFKPGAPNKFYGSELECYAFYKSMRDYRLVEDTSHFPPWCVTVKCSGQTFLPNNETFLPRYSLDSPKLIFPAVNVNESAYRTMVLMDTGTTPIFYDFEKDAGGIFSVKPTKGLLKSGCQIFTIKSVPNAVKIFRNLMKLKLNDDEKNTQEIVLYGSAESAEIMLENEGVMFFKPTCVGTATQRQYTVKNTSRIPLKFQWHMKHAEQQVLSVEPLTGVIQPNESQAHTWTFKPTDQNKVVMKPNLVVWGQGHNVNSSGGKKRSFPLRVVGEGSFGEIHAEESFIDFGNVVVGSSVSKMFTIYNNSPCNLYYRLQLDQVIDGPYPEEQVRDDPIALELEETQGMLPARSKATIHATVRPMRRVFYQFAISYQLLSPEGKRTAAEPQHLCHILTTGVFPTMAITDARCHGSASGISKKQLWGLFSLDSFNVCLDADPSSAELMYSVQTRHSHKRRPPVYTRAILDFNFSAAPMESEPCVVHLMFENTGAVPVEWNFMFPSDLQLELEYWAETGEYDDDELHEMKVMDNNLFDVSPKRGSMQPGECKTVTFTYRHIMPGTDRLPVLLKLNRGREILINFIGVTVEPERQYIHFSNNKHMFSPVPIGEQNNPKQIYELYNGGAQALKYEIDTTPLEYMTYENFDHPIFECLNPVGEILPGRTAAVEWKFSPLEAKTYMVDVPIKIHNGETALITFTGIGFDKRVMGDAIPVTEQHDLSGVPGVQSVPVPGQQAFLSLERIAFGNMPLFCRSRQIVFVINRSMTNTVSFSWHTTSKKDTQYIQISPISGVLKPGESRFCKVTFTAWDVASFYDLDLICEVTDETEMSNYRKRLNDWENEKERQKYEFTITEKDPHADEYYPQYHPEEVSSNGTASRSASTVHSRETSASGGSRDIRTAETTGKASDQLVMVWDQERPPSGRLQALEFIQAVKRDGDMPRYKTLPPIKNLSVDATKHLATFQKFIEDDLWEKPEPPRPFLLHLGVTARTHQVTDFQTNFPEEYHRYYVDRCMSARLSKAIEKKEEDQANQEKDVVTCLELEGDVVSGTLSNVIRALLDDTNFHEALQKIPEEPIPFFQQIKQDPIPDSRPPSERAISAVSHSTTRSPPMTPTSPAGSKRGSRASVRSGRSQKSAASATKTTTPKKTPTPVSATPDHVTPAGEPIEPSSAEGVRAEERIPTPFQEEEEPELERLRNKDYIAPGLETQETVIMPSTVIKPPSEAKVKQRSRSEIKKSYAEHKKQQEKESIRGLGEFGNDLESIVENSLINILSEAFNEEFTITARPRIIALPPKPTSASSLRSFKSQK from the exons ATGCCGTGTGTTGCTGCAGCTCAGCAAGCTGCCTCCAAAGTGAATCACTTTGGTATTGAGGTGTCACAAGGATTAATGTGGCAAGGATGGGAACCTGGGCGAGAATACACCAAGCATATCACATTAAAAAATGTAAAGGTTAAAACTCAGAAGTTAAAATATAG tgTGCCTAACACAAGATTCTTTACAACACTCTACCCCCAGCCGGTCGTGCTCAGTGCAGGGACTAGTTTCACTCTGCCTGTCACATTTAGGCCCTTGGAGAAGAACCAGTATGAGGATAAGATCGAGTTCCACACACAT GATGGAATTTTCGAGATCCCAGTCAAGGCCGTGTTGCCTGAATTCAAAATTGAGATACCGTCGGATATCAACATGAAGATGTGTGCTGCTGAAGACTTTGTTGAGACGacatttgaagtgaaaaatgccAG CGAGCTTCAGACGCCGTTCCAGTGGGAAGTCAATGAACCGTTCTCCATTCAGCcatccgagggtgtccttgaacCCTGGTCGTCCTTTAATCTCAAGGTCACCTTCAAGCCCAAAGCTGCCAAAGTTTATGAGGCCGAGGCCATCTGTAAATATGGTCTAGATTATCGTCAGAGTAGCGTCACCAAGTTTGAGGGCATTG GTAAATACCCTCATCTTCTCGTCTCCTGTTCTGGTAAGAAATCGAAGGATTTGTCAGCAGAGGACACAGAAGCTGTCCTCAACTTTGGCAAAGTGGTCATCGGCAAGACAGTGGAGAAATGGGTTGATATTCACAATCTTTCTCCG GTGAATGCGCCATTCAAAGTTGACCTGACTCCTGGACCGAATAGAATCGATACTGTTTTCAACTGTCCGCAGAAGCATGGCATCGTACCTGCGATGAGCAGCATCAGAATACCA TTTATATTTTCTCCAAACATGGTCGGCGCTACTAGTACGGACTACTTCAATGTCATCGCCATCGGCAACTTGAGCAAGACTACTATCAAATGTCATGGATCGTCGAAAG GACCCTCAGTTCGACTGGCGCACACCATGTTGAACTTCTCTCAGATTGACACTGGTCGCCGAGGGACAAAGTCGTTGGAGATAATCAACGATTCGGACACGGAGGCCATTATACAG TTCCAAATTGACAGTGAGGAGAGCATCTTCAAGTTCGACCAGACCTCTGGCGTGTTGAAACCAAACTCGTCAACAACGATTATCGTCCAGTTTGAGCCGGTTCATGCCATCAGTTATTATCGGAGAGTCGCCTGTGTCGTCCACAATCAG GGCCCTCTCTTCGTTGACCTCCTCGGGACTTGTCACTCCGAACTGGGTAAACCTGCCGTCCTCCAGGCAAAGCACATCGAACGATACCGGGTCCACGTCGATAGAGGTCTGTCCATGTTTCCGCCGGAGCATCTGAACGAGCTGTTGCATGATGGGAAACTGGAGCTGGACGATTCTGGCGCGCTCATGAACGCCGAA GCTGAAGAGATTGAAGCATTCTGTGATCCCATTGCCCCGCTACCACCGATGGATGAATACTTCAATGATGGATACCATTCTGACATCACG CACGCAGTGCCTCACGTGAGCACAGACATCCACCACGCAGACTTTGGCAACCAGCAGAATCTCCGACTGATTGAACAGCAGACGATTAACGTGACTAATCATACCAAGGGCAAGGTCACGCTCGTCTGGATGGGAG ATCCTGATCATGTTTTCTCCGTTCTGCCTGCCACCATGGACCTCCCTCCTCTCAAGACATCCTCCTTCAGAATCACATTCAAACCA GGTGCGCCAAATAAGTTCTACGGTAGCGAATTGGAGTGCTATGCCTTCTACAAGAGCATGAGGGACTACCGTCTGGTCGAAGATACCTCACATTTTCCTCCTTGGTGTGTCACAGTCAAATGTTCCG GTCAAACGTTCTTGCCCAACAATGAGACGTTCTTGCCAAGATACAGCCTCGATTCACCCAAACTCATCTTCCCAGCCGTGAATGTCAACGAATCTGCATACAGGACGATGGTTCTCATGGACACTGGGACAACGCCGATATTCTATGACTTTGAGAAGGATGCTGGAGG TATCTTCTCAGTGAAGCCAACTAAGGGTTTACTGAAGAGCGGATGCCAGATTTTCACCATCAAATCCGTACCGAACGCCGTCAAGATCTTCAGGAATTTGATGAAGTTGAAGCTCAACGATGACGAGAAGAATACTCAG gaaattGTCCTGTATGGGTCAGCAGAGTCGGCCGAAATCATGCTGGAGAATGAAGGTGTGATGTTCTTCAAGCCAACATGTGTCGGGACGGCCACACAAAGACAGTACACCGTCAAGAATACATCAAGGATTCCGCTCAA GTTTCAGTGGCACATGAAACATGCAGAACAACAAGTCCTGTCTGTCGAACCACTGACTGGTGTCATACAGCCAAACGAGTCACAG GCGCACACCTGGACGTTCAAACCAACCGATCAAAACAAGGTGGTCATGAAGCCAAACCTGGTCGTCTGGGGCCAAGGTCATAACGTCAACAGTTCCGGTGGAAAGAAACGCTCGTTCCCGTTGCGTGTCGTCGGCGAGGGATCGTTCGGAGAAATTCAT GCTGAGGAATCATTCATCGACTTTGGTAATGTTGTGGTCGGTAGCTCGGTGTCAAAGATGTTTACAATCTACAACAACAGTCCGTGTAATCTCTACTACCGGCTCCAGTTAGACCAAGTTATCGACGGACCATACCCCGAGGAACAAGTTCGTGACGATCCTATAG CTCTTGAACTTGAGGAAACACAGGGGATGCTGCCGGCACGGTCCAAGGCCACCATCCACGCCACCGTTCGTCCAATGAGGAGAGTTTTCTATCAGTTTGCCATATCTTACCAGTTGCTCTCACCTGAAG GTAAGAGGACTGCTGCCGAGCCACAGCATCTATGTCACATCCTGACGACCGGCGTATTCCCGACGATGGCAATCACAGATGCTCGTTGCCATGGCAGCGCTAGTGGTATCAGCAAGAAACAGCTGTGGGGCTTGTTTTCCTTGGACAGTTTCAACGTTTGTCTCGATGCTGACCCGTCGTCTGCTGAACTCATGTATTCTGTCCAGACGAGACACAG CCATAAACGCCGCCCTCCAGTCTACACCCGTGCGATCCTCGACTTCAACTTCAGTGCCGCCCCGATGGAGAGCGAGCCCTGCGTCGTCCACCTGATGTTTGAGAATACGGGCGCCGTCCCCGTCGAGTGGAACTTCATGTTCCCTTCGGATCTGCAACTCGAGCTGGAGTATTGGGCGGAGACCGGGgaatacgatgatgatgaattacaCGAG ATGAAGGTCATGGATAACAACCTATTCGACGTCAGCCCGAAAAGGGGTTCGATGCAACCTGGTGAATGCAAGACGGTCACGTTCACGTATCGCCACATCATGCCGGGAACAGACAGACTACCAGTCTTGCTCAAGCTCAACCGTGGCAGGGAAATACTG ATCAACTTCATCGGTGTGACTGTTGAGCCCGAGAGGCAGTACATCCACTTCTCGAACAACAAGCACATGTTCTCCCCCGTCCCCATCGGCGAGCAAAACAACCCGAAACAGATCTACGAACTTTACAACGGCGGCGCCCAGGCGCTCAAATACGAGATCGACACCACGCCGTTGGAGTACATGACGTATGAGAACTTCGATCATCCGATATTTGAATGCTTGAATCCAGTCGGTGAGATTCTGCCCGGTAGGACTGCTGCTGTGGAATGGAAGTTTTCACCTCTTGAGGCAAAGACTTACATG GTCGATGTCCCCATCAAGATCCACAACGGCGAGACGGCCCTGATCACCTTCACTGGTATCGGCTTCGACAAGAGGGTCATGGGAGATGCGATTCCCGTCACGGAACAACATGACCTGAGTGGAGTCCCCGGGGTCCAGAGCGTCCCGGTCCCCGGCCAGCAAGCCTTCCTGTCGCTCGAGCGCATCGCGTTTGGCAACATGCCGCTGTTCTGTCGTAGTCGCCAGATTGTCTTCGTGATTAACCGGTCGATGACGAACACGGTTTCTTTCTCTTGGCATACGACGTCGAAGAAGGATACGCAG TACATACAGATAAGTCCGATTTCCGGTGTGCTGAAGCCAGGCGAGTCTAGATTCTGCAAGGTGACCTTCACCGCCTGGGACGTAGCATCGTTCTACGACCTTGACCTGATCTGCGAGGTCACAGACGAAACAGAGATGAGCAACTACCGCAAGAGATTAAACGACTGGGAAAACGAAAAAGAGAGGCAAAAATACGAGTTCACGATCACGGAGAAAGACCCGCACGCGGACGAATATTACCCACAATACCATCCAGAGGAGGTGAGTTCTAACGGCACAGCGTCTCGGTCGGCGAGCACTGTTCATTCACGTGAGACGAGTGCGAGTGGCGGGTCACGTGACATCAGGACTGCGGAAACGACGGGTAAAGCTAGCGACCAACTGGTGATGGTATGGGACCAG GAACGTCCACCAAGTGGTCGACTGCAGGCGCTCGAATTCATCCAAGCCGTGAAACGCGATGGCGACATGCCACGCTACAAAACGCTTCCACCAATCAAGAACCTCTCCGTCGACGCCACGAAACATTTGGCGACGTTCCAGAAATTCATCGAGGACGACCTGTGGGAGAAGCCGGAACCACCGCGCCCGTTCTTGCTGCATCTTGGCGTGACGGCACGGACTCATCAGGTCACCGACTTCCAGACCAATTTCCCTGAGGAGTATCACAGGTACTACGTGGATAG GTGCATGAGCGCTCGGCTGTCCAAGGCGAtcgagaagaaggaggaagatCAAGCCAATCAGGAGAAGGACGTAGTGACGTGTCTGGAACTAGAGGGCGACGTTGTATCCGGGACGCTCTCCAATGTTATCAG AGCGCTTCTCGATGACACGAACTTCCACGAGGCACTCCAGAAGATTCCAGAGGAGCCCATCCCATTCTTCCAACAGATCAAACAAGATCCGATCCCGGACAGTCGTCCTCCTTCTGAGCGCGCCATTTCTGCTGTGTCGCATTCCACAACGCGATCACCACCGATGACGCCGACAAGTCCTGCCGGTTCAAAACGAGGCTCCAGAGCGAGCGTCCGTTCTGGCCGATCCCAAAAGTCGGCAGCGTCCGCAACGAAGACGACAACACCGAAAAAGACGCCGACACCCGTGTCTGCGACTCCTGATCATGTGACACCAGCAGGAGAGCCAATTGAACCTTCGTCAGCAGAGGGGGTGAGAGCAGAGGAGAGAATACCCACGCCGTTCCAAGAAGAGGAGGAACCCGAACTGGAACGACTCAGG